The Malus domestica chromosome 13, GDT2T_hap1 genome includes a window with the following:
- the LOC103430800 gene encoding nuclear transcription factor Y subunit B-4-like, producing MVDNNNPGASGAAKDDDIDGGIKEQDQLLPIANVGRIMKQILPPNAKISKEAKETMQECASEFISFVTGEASEKCRKERRKTVNGDDVCWALRALGFDDYTGPLRRYLHRYREQERDGISSEANNNINEDHQRISINNIPHTKGSNYFKGSSTSGCK from the coding sequence ATGGTCGACAATAATAATCCTGGAGCAAGCGGAGCTGCAAAGGATGATGATATTGATGGAGGCATCAAGGAGCAAGACCAGCTGCTGCCAATAGCCAACGTCGGGCGGATCATGAAGCAAATATTGCCACCCAACGCCAAGATCTCAAAGGAGGCCAAGGAAACCATGCAAGAATGCGCGTCGGAGTTCATCAGCTTTGTCACCGGCGAGGCCTCGGAGAAGTGCCGCAAAGAGAGGCGGAAGACCGTGAATGGTGACGATGTCTGCTGGGCGCTAAGAGCGCTGGGTTTCGATGACTACACCGGTCCGTTGCGAAGGTACTTACACAGGTATAGAGAGCAAGAAAGGGATGGAATATCATCGGAGGCTAACAACAATATTAATGAAGATCATCAAAGGATATCGATCAACAATATTCCTCATACAAAAGGATCTAATTATTTCAAAGGATCAAGTACTTCTGGTTGTAAGTAA